A genomic window from Bacillus sp. BGMRC 2118 includes:
- a CDS encoding GTP cyclohydrolase II has product MNKTKLDPKVLEILEDKIQLIRTEKGAIYLVGPIRLPVNLYDQTVVFNWYCWLNCEEVTENVENIIEKLSSVNLAELQQSSVLVYGDFEYGDDAIIRMHSICHTGDIFGSKRCDCGYQLKESMKMIVEHGTGALFYLANHEGRGIGLFSKAMAYVLQENGYDTVDANEGLGFVDDSRNYEDAIQVLKALRSKPVTLMTNNPRKLQALKESGLPVSGRQALWGDKSEFNEKYLQTKVMRSGHLDDHTCPND; this is encoded by the coding sequence ATGAATAAAACAAAACTGGACCCAAAGGTTTTAGAAATATTAGAAGATAAAATTCAACTTATTCGTACTGAAAAAGGTGCTATTTATTTAGTTGGCCCAATTCGTCTGCCTGTAAACTTATATGATCAAACAGTCGTGTTTAATTGGTATTGCTGGTTAAATTGTGAAGAAGTTACAGAGAATGTAGAGAATATTATTGAAAAGCTTTCTTCAGTAAACCTGGCAGAGCTTCAGCAATCAAGTGTACTAGTGTATGGAGATTTCGAATACGGAGATGATGCCATTATCCGTATGCATTCTATTTGTCATACAGGAGATATTTTTGGTAGTAAACGGTGTGATTGTGGCTATCAATTAAAAGAATCAATGAAGATGATTGTTGAACATGGTACAGGCGCTCTGTTTTACTTAGCCAACCACGAAGGCCGTGGAATTGGATTATTCAGTAAAGCGATGGCATATGTTCTCCAAGAAAATGGTTACGATACTGTTGATGCGAATGAAGGACTTGGGTTTGTTGATGACTCCAGAAACTACGAAGATGCTATTCAGGTGCTTAAGGCTCTCCGTTCCAAGCCTGTTACACTGATGACCAATAATCCGAGAAAACTACAAGCTTTGAAGGAATCGGGTCTCCCTGTGTCGGGAAGACAAGCACTATGGGGAGACAAATCAGAGTTTAACGAAAAGTATCTTCAAACAAAGGTAATGAGGTCAGGTCATTTAGATGATCACACGTGTCCTAATGACTAA
- a CDS encoding amino acid transporter, whose product MSIFISYIFLGLSLAAPIGPINAAQLDRGIKQGFFHAWLIGLGSVAADIVYMFTVYMGMVHFIEIPIVKAFLWLFGFFVLVYTGIESIVSAVNLNTTVRNNGDSRIKTFFTGFFMALSNPLTILFWLGIYGSILAKSASSLQPDQLVLYSFAIILGLLLWDVTMAAVASTFRKVLTNSVLKFISVLSGLSLLGFGLYFGLQAFHLLF is encoded by the coding sequence GTGAGTATTTTCATTAGTTATATTTTTCTAGGATTATCTTTAGCCGCACCCATTGGACCTATAAATGCTGCCCAGTTAGACAGAGGAATAAAACAAGGCTTCTTTCATGCATGGTTAATTGGTCTCGGTTCTGTTGCAGCTGACATCGTTTATATGTTTACAGTATATATGGGTATGGTTCATTTCATTGAAATTCCTATTGTTAAAGCATTTCTATGGTTGTTTGGTTTCTTTGTTCTAGTCTATACAGGCATTGAAAGTATAGTCAGTGCTGTTAATTTGAACACAACTGTTCGAAATAATGGGGATTCACGTATTAAAACATTTTTTACTGGTTTCTTTATGGCTCTATCCAATCCATTAACAATTTTATTTTGGTTAGGTATTTACGGGAGCATCCTCGCCAAGAGTGCATCAAGCTTACAACCTGATCAACTAGTTTTATATAGTTTTGCCATTATTTTAGGACTTCTATTATGGGATGTAACGATGGCTGCTGTTGCTAGTACCTTTAGAAAGGTACTTACAAATTCAGTTCTTAAATTTATATCTGTCTTATCAGGTCTGTCTTTGCTAGGATTTGGTCTTTATTTTGGGCTTCAAGCATTTCATTTACTATTTTAA
- a CDS encoding MOSC domain-containing protein produces the protein MMKIESLNIGQPNKVQYKQQVFMSGVGKQAVEKAFLTKDGFKGDGVEQVKFHGGPDRAVLFYCYEHYEQWKVEFGKELSIPGFGENITVSGLSEATAHIGDIYQIGETSIQITQGRIPCNTLSKYNSLDLLLGRLVETGYTGFLGRVLKEGWIMKDSPIILKERNPHSMSVLKSNELYFHDKNNVEEIKKLLAIEELAHSWKEKLQHRLHKLGK, from the coding sequence ATCATGAAGATCGAGTCGTTGAATATAGGACAACCTAACAAGGTTCAATATAAACAACAGGTTTTTATGTCTGGAGTAGGAAAACAAGCAGTGGAGAAAGCTTTTTTAACAAAGGATGGCTTTAAAGGGGATGGAGTAGAACAGGTTAAATTCCATGGCGGCCCAGATCGTGCTGTACTATTTTACTGTTATGAACATTATGAACAGTGGAAAGTTGAATTTGGAAAAGAACTGAGTATTCCGGGGTTTGGAGAAAACATTACAGTTTCGGGGCTTTCTGAAGCAACTGCCCATATTGGTGATATTTATCAGATTGGAGAAACCTCCATCCAAATAACTCAAGGTCGAATTCCGTGTAATACGTTATCTAAATACAATAGTCTCGACCTATTATTAGGAAGGTTAGTCGAAACGGGGTACACAGGATTTCTAGGACGAGTGCTAAAAGAGGGATGGATTATGAAAGATTCACCGATCATATTGAAAGAAAGAAACCCACATTCCATGTCAGTACTCAAATCGAATGAGCTCTATTTCCATGATAAGAACAATGTAGAGGAAATAAAGAAACTCCTCGCTATAGAGGAGTTAGCACATAGTTGGAAAGAGAAGCTACAACACAGATTACATAAGTTAGGCAAATAA
- a CDS encoding amino acid permease, protein MTQSQSKDANSSNDKKGSLKWWQLSLLGVASIIGTGFFLGSSLAIKTSGPSILISLLLAALATYIVFNALARMTAEDPQKGSFRSYAKKAFGRWAGFSNGWVYWASEMLIMGSQLTALGLFTRFWFDNFPLWLLTLIYGVLGILVIVAGVSSFKKVENVLAILKIAAIFMFIIIAALAVFGVIDGEKEVNIEKTYSEIFPNGFKGFWTALIYAFYAFGGIEVMGIMASDLKEPKDAPKSGKIMLILLTTIYLLSLGLAITLLSWEKFSTKQSPFITALEGYNLPFVPHVFNAVLIIGGFSTMVAALYGVINMLVTLSEDGDAPKVFQKTKGKKKLPIAALFLTIGGLAVSIVVSLLLPDKIYEYLTTAAGLMLLYTWLFILFSFKRVMKKLTATDKFLRLLGILLILLAVSGTMFEKVSRIGFFVSFAFLAVIGIVTLIMRKKWKNEEATQ, encoded by the coding sequence ATGACGCAGAGCCAATCTAAGGATGCAAACTCTTCTAACGATAAAAAGGGGAGTCTAAAGTGGTGGCAACTTTCTCTTCTTGGAGTTGCGAGTATTATTGGTACAGGTTTCTTCCTGGGATCTAGTTTAGCCATAAAAACAAGTGGACCTTCTATACTTATTTCACTTTTACTGGCGGCATTGGCAACATATATTGTATTCAATGCTTTAGCTAGAATGACAGCAGAGGATCCTCAAAAGGGTTCCTTTCGGTCATATGCTAAAAAGGCATTTGGAAGATGGGCAGGCTTCAGCAATGGATGGGTGTATTGGGCATCTGAAATGTTAATCATGGGGAGTCAGCTAACGGCTTTAGGACTCTTTACACGATTCTGGTTTGATAATTTTCCACTATGGCTTCTAACACTCATTTATGGAGTGTTAGGTATCCTTGTTATAGTTGCGGGTGTTAGCAGCTTCAAAAAAGTTGAAAATGTCTTGGCTATCTTAAAAATAGCTGCAATCTTTATGTTTATCATCATTGCTGCACTTGCTGTTTTTGGAGTGATAGATGGTGAAAAAGAAGTGAATATAGAAAAGACATATAGTGAAATTTTTCCAAATGGATTTAAGGGATTTTGGACAGCATTAATTTATGCCTTTTATGCATTTGGAGGAATTGAAGTCATGGGTATAATGGCATCAGATTTAAAAGAACCGAAGGATGCACCGAAATCTGGTAAAATTATGTTGATTTTACTGACTACCATCTATCTTCTTTCATTAGGGCTAGCGATAACACTCTTATCATGGGAGAAGTTTTCAACTAAACAAAGTCCATTCATTACAGCACTAGAAGGGTATAATTTGCCTTTTGTTCCCCATGTGTTTAATGCCGTTCTTATTATTGGCGGTTTTTCTACAATGGTGGCAGCCCTTTATGGAGTGATCAACATGCTTGTCACTTTATCAGAGGACGGAGATGCTCCTAAGGTCTTCCAAAAGACGAAGGGTAAGAAGAAGCTTCCAATTGCTGCTTTATTTTTAACGATTGGTGGATTAGCTGTTTCAATCGTCGTATCACTGTTACTCCCAGATAAAATATACGAATATTTAACGACTGCAGCGGGTCTTATGCTTTTATACACTTGGTTGTTTATTTTGTTTTCATTTAAACGTGTGATGAAGAAATTAACAGCCACAGATAAATTTCTCCGACTTCTTGGGATACTTTTAATCCTGCTTGCAGTTAGTGGTACAATGTTCGAAAAGGTGAGCAGAATAGGATTCTTTGTAAGTTTTGCATTTTTAGCTGTCATTGGTATTGTCACATTAATTATGAGGAAGAAATGGAAGAACGAAGAGGCAACACAATAG